In the Malassezia vespertilionis chromosome 1, complete sequence genome, one interval contains:
- a CDS encoding branched-chain-amino-acid transaminase (COG:E; EggNog:ENOG503NVAG), which translates to MRLTAYLLSNFKQVKRMAPANVSDVEKKLHGVGLAPLDAGKLVIEKNPNPRSPPPAKGLVFGKTFSNHMLTVPWNAQTGWGQPKIGAYGPFSFDPSTVIFHYAPSLFEGLKAYRDPQGEVRLFRPDKNMERMNTSADRIALPRFDGDELVKLIKKLVDMDKDWVPFEAGYSLYIRPTLIGTQPTLGVSANEEALLFVILSPVGPYYSSGVKPVALEANPARVRAWPGGTGASKLGANYGPGILPQIEAAKQGFQQNLWLFGDEHWLTEVGTMNLFIVMKKNDQTLEVVTPPLDGMILAGVTRDSVLGLLRAHSSGEAPLAGLPKIEVSERNINMKEIVDAAEKCNLVEVFGSGTAAVVSPVNKIGYLGEDISIPVGDSGFGAVAESVLNKLSAIQWGKEEHPWSVRITE; encoded by the coding sequence ATGCGACTCACCGCGTACTTGCTATCCAACTTTAAACAAGTCAAGAGAATGGCGCCTGCAAATGTTTCTGATGTTGAAAAAAAGCTACACGGCGTCGGCCTCGCGCCTCTGGATGCCGGAAAGCTAGTGATTGAAAAGAATCCGAATCCGCGCTCGCCACCACCAGCTAAAGGTCTTGTGTTTGGCAAAACATTCTCCAACCACATGCTCACTGTGCCTTGGAACGCCCAAACTGGCTGGGGACAGCCTAAGATTGGTGCATATGGCCCGTTTAGTTTTGACCCAAGCACTGTTATTTTCCATtatgcgccgtcgctttTTGAGGGTTTGAAAGCGTACCGCGACCCTCAGGGCGAGGTACGTCTCTTTCGCCCAGACAAGAACATGGAGCGTATGAACACGAGCGCTGATCGTATTGCGCTTCCCCGCTTTGACGGCGATGAGCTTGTGAAGTTGATTAAAAAGCTTGTGGACATGGACAAGGACTGGGTACCTTTTGAGGCGGGCTACTCACTCTACATTCGTCCCACACTTATCGGTACACAGCCCACACTTGGCGTTAGCGCAAATGAAGAGGCACTTTTGTTTGTGATTCTTTCGCCCGTCGGCCCATACTACTCGTCCGGTGTAAAGCCGGTAGCATTAGAGGCGAATcctgcgcgtgtgcgcgcttggcctggTGGTACCGGCGCATCAAAGCTCGGCGCAAACTACGGGCCTGGTATTCTGCCGCAGATTGAGGCTGCGAAGCAAGGATTTCAGCAAAATCTCTGGCTCTTTGGCGACGAGCACTGGCTGACAGAGGTCGGCACGATGAACTTGTTCATCGTAATGAAGAAAAACGATCAAACGCTCGAGGTAGTGACGCCTCCGCTGGATGGCATGATTCTCGCGGGTGTGACGCGCGACTCTGTGCTGGGTCTTCTTCGTGCGCATAGCTCCGGAGAAGCGCCATTGGCGGGGTTGCCAAAGATCGAAGTCTCGGAGCGTAACATCAACATGAAGGAAATCGTGGATGCTGCGGAGAAGTGCAATCTTGTGGAAGTGTTTGGCTCTGGTACGGCCGCTGTGGTGAGCCCCGTAAACAAGATTGGTTACTTGGGAGAAGACATTTCCATTCCTGTGGGCGACAGTGGCTTTGGTGCTGTCGCCGAGAGCGTGCTGAACAAACTCTCGGCCATCCAATGGGGCAAAGAAGAGCACCCTTGGTCTGTGCGTATTACAGAGTAA